In a single window of the Sander lucioperca isolate FBNREF2018 chromosome 19, SLUC_FBN_1.2, whole genome shotgun sequence genome:
- the fam89a gene encoding sprT-like domain-containing protein Spartan: MNGKSTNGSLGGMACIEGLPPLPKSLSGLLNSSGGSWRDMERMYVKKTMIQDDLSRGRNNADNLLANKPANLDAALALLRKEMVGLRQQDMSLLCQLWSLHESIQEYKGSCQDLSAASSLSMMENGYFDEDDEYYPEPGATPTGEQPDGEVGDGMATMAEDKNGSISGKDDSWDSFHVTI, encoded by the exons ATGAATGGTAAGTCAACGAACGGTTCGTTGGGGGGAATGGCCTGTATCGAGGGTCTGCCCCCCCTGCCGAAGAGCCTGAGCGGCTTGCTGAACTCAAGCGGCGGCTCCTGGAGAGACATGGAGAGGATGTACGTAAAGAAAACCATGATCCAGGACGATCTGAGCCGAGGCAGGAACAACGCCGACAACCTGCTGGCCAACAAGCCGGCCAACCTCGACGCTGCTCTGGCACTTCTGCGGAAAGAAATG GTGGGTTTGCGTCAGCAGGACATGTCCCTGCTGTGCCAGCTGTGGTCGCTCCACGAGTCGATCCAGGAGTACAAGGGCAGCTGCCAGGACCTGAGCGCAGCCTCCAGCCTCAGCATGATGGAGAACGGCTACTTCGACGAGGATGACGAGTATTACCCGGAGCCTGGCGCCACTCCCACCGGGGAACAGCCGGACGGAGAGGTTGGAGACGGGATGGCAACGATGGCAGAGGACAAGAATGGGAGCATCAGCGGCAAAGACGACAGCTGGGACTCCTTTCACGTTACCATCTGA